The Anopheles gambiae chromosome 2, idAnoGambNW_F1_1, whole genome shotgun sequence genomic sequence TACAGGTTGTTTCGAAAGAGATAATAACATAGATAACGTATTAAGCTTAACATCTAATGGATGGAAGAATATTATGACAAAGTGTGTTGTTATCCTAACGTTAACGTAGTGTTAGAAAAATGCCTCCATCGGGGATGGCGATGTGTTCATTCGATTTCACCCTTCATGCCTAGGCGCACGGTGACAATTAGATCGATCAGATAGAACAATGCGCCGACCACTGCAACCGAGCCAGCACCGCACAGGAAATCCATTCTGCAAAGAAAATCGAAGtaaaaacattttgttttagtaTTAGTACTGTTGAAGTGCGGAAAGCAATGCCGTGCACCGCATACCTTTGCGTGTTGGGCGGCCAGTAGTTGCGGTTCTTCGTCTCGGACCAGTCGTTCAAGATGCAGGCGGCGGTCGCCAGGTATAAGATGAAACCGGTCAAGTTCAGCAGCGAGCTAAGTTTCCACGGAAAGCTACAGAGCGGATGGAAAAAGTAGATCAATGTTTGGTGTTCGGTCACCCGATATGCATGCAGCGTCGGCCAAACTGGTACACATACTTGTCTCGAATGACCTTTCCGAACAGATAAACCACGGAAAATACCAGAAACAAGACGAACGTCCCGTAGGCCAGCGCAACGGTGCGCGATGAGATGAACACGCGCAGCCGCGAATGGTGGGCCGGATCATCGATCAGTCCGATGCAAACGATTGCGACAGCCTGCAAATTACAGAGAGCAAACGATGACGATGTAACGTGAGTGGCTGTTGTTGGCACGCCGAGCAGGCCAATTTGCAAATAAGTTTTATGGCAGCAAAGGGAAGGAGGGTGGCAGGTGCAGTAAGAACCCTCGGCAAGTGGTTTACGACGATGCAAAGTACAACAAGAGAACCGAGGGGAAGTTAAAAGGAATATCCGCTCTAGAACGACACTAATTACCGACGTACAATCTCGCACCTCCATCGGGTACAGTCGCAGCGACGGAATGCGGGTCGTTGTGGGTGCTTCCGCCAGTCCGCCACCAGCGACAGAGTTTACCGTCGTTGACTCATGACGCATGGCATGAGTGATGACAATCACACCCGTACAGAACAGCCCTCGGCAGCAAAAAGGGCGCCCGTGAGAAAACAAGCAGTTGCAGCACAGATGTGTGGAGTCTTgcgctgtgtttttttttttgccatctcgGTCGCGTTATTGCGTCGATTGTGTTTGACTCTTGCAAGACAATCGATATCTTTCATCTGTACGCGTCCGGTGCAGTGGTGGGAGAATGGAGTGTGGTGTGGGATGTTTGTGTGATTTAATTGCGATGTGGTGGCGCTGGTGCTACTTGCTGCCACTATTACGATGTACTGCTTCAACGACTGCATGCACCGCGCGGCTTGTCGTAGTTGCATAACGTGCGAGGAATGGGTTTCCGTCGGTTCGGTTAGAACTCGTAAACATATTTTCTACTAAATTCGTTTATGCAAAAGGGAACAGATCTGAGCAGAACATGCTAGATACGTTCCAGATCTGCCTCGAACAGTTGCCGATAGCGACCACTGTGCCGCTCAAAACTGACATCATCCTATGGTTTGCGTCGGACGACAACACCGCCACCTTCTCCGACCTTTTGACCGAACCAGTTAAGCATGAGCATCAGTTTAGAAtcgttttaatttgaacaaatAGCTGAAAAGGAAACGGGGGTGAGATGGTTCTTACCAGCTCGAGCAGCTTCAGCACCGGCGGCAAAAACTTGCCCGCTCCGCTGCTGTTGAAGTACTCCTTTCGCATGCCACGATCGGCCTGATCAGCGCCGGACTCTGCATTTGCCATCGTAATACGCGAGATTTCTGTGAGGCGAGGGGTGAAATGCATGATAAGAAAAATGGTAATTAGTTAGTTGTTCAAAGCTCCTTAACACGGTTGATTGTGGCGTGAAACAGCATTGCGCTAAAAAACATGCGATCGTGCCCTGCGTACGCAGGGATACGCGTGCGTACGAAGCGCAGACTTTGCTATTGCGTTGTTAACCACACAGCGCGTGCGCGCGCCCATACAAACACTTGTCGTGAACATTAATAccgttttgttattgtttatgCTCACTACCGGGAAGAAGGGTAGTGAAGGTTTAGTCAGTGTAACATTTTGTTCCGCTCTTTCGTTAAGTGTTTTACAATCGATCGTCATCTTGGACGCGACAGGAAACACGTTTGCGCCGGAACGGTTGAGATTGCGTAGGAGATTGGTGGTAATTGAATAATTGCCTGCCTACTGACTTTGTCTTGTCTGGTTGGTCGCGCTGGAATTGCTGTCATAACGGAATGCACGCGTGGGGTGACAAACTTGCGTAAATAACCAAACCGACGAgacgcaacacaacacaactttAACTCTGTATTCAAAACGGGTTTAATAATGGTGGTTAGGCTGTTAAATTGGATTAATTATGTTGGTGGCCACTTATTTGGAACATTGCGCTATTGCTggattaagaaaaaaaaaaaaaacaacactaatCGGTGCTACGGTGGATTAGGATTCGGTTTTGCAGCAAACAACGCCGTCGTATTTGTTTATACTCTACCTATGTTCATGGTATAACAGTTAGCAAATCTCTACACAATGTCCCTCTTTGAATCCGCAATACACCACTGCAAGTATTAACATTTGTTAGAATCAGCATTCAGAAATCGCACACGTAAAAGACTCCTTCTAATGAACCTGCTTACTGTCTCTCCCCGAAAATCGCAGATAATTAACATCAATCTTATCGCCACACCCCGCACAACGACACGCAAGAAGAAGCCTACCGTTTTGGGACGGTTTTTGTGCCGGCAATGGTTCCGCCGGCACCACACCCTCTTCCTCCACCGTTGGGCTGCTTTCCTCTTTCTTTGGATCGCGTGAAATCTTCGAATTGCCCATAGTTGGCGCGAAGGGTTTGCGTTTGGGTGTGGTTCTTCCGACTGCGgtgcaaacagcaaaccaaCGTGTAATGGATGACAGACCCGCCCAGCACGCGTTCTCCGTTGCAAAGCGCTTGCAATACACCCTAGCCTAGCCTAGCTGCCTGTGTCTATGAACACCACCTGCAAGTGACTGACTTTGAGGGCCGGGATTCAATCACCGGGACCAGTTGCACCAGGGACCGACCCCATCACAGAGATGAATATTGATGCGAAGGTGACGATCGTGTTGTTATACAACGTCACGCGACTTCCGATGCGTGTAGTGGTGTGTGGTGCACGATGCACAGCAGTGCTCAATAATCTTCGATTTCTAACCAGCATGACCAACAGCAGTAGCGAGCAGAGCGGCAGTGTTATGAtgggtttcattttttgtttaaatccCATTTTGAATGGGTTTACTCATGTGTAAAGTGCCCACTGCCTGCTACTACCTACTATAGCTTCTAGCACAGCCAAACCTCACCCGTTCATGGGGGGGTATTTTAGGGAGCTGTTAGCGCGAACGGTCTACAATTTAAATGTTGTGCCCGTTTGGTTTGAATCTGTAACTTTCTCTTCATCCGATCCTACCCGATATCGCGGGCATGGTTAGCATGTATGCTGCATGTTTCCACACCGCACAAGCAAGAGCTGTAATTTGTACCTCTTATGACACACAAGCACGGGGCAAGCATTGGGCACAAtgcgctccctctctctctctctgctgccAGGAAAGCGTGCTGTTTGTCGAATGGTtatgatgcctttttttttgtttcttcccccCCAATAGCTGGTACCAACATTCGTCGAGTCGTGCTTCGCTGTCAAAGCGTAGCTCTGGTTCCGGTGCCCTTTCTTAGGCAAAACCGCGCACTGGCCTGAACGATTTCCGCACGATTGAAGTCGATAGCAGCGGCGACACGAGGTTTCATTTTTCTCACCATTTTTCTCTCGGAAGGAATGGCAGCGGAAAGTGGAACTGGTTGGTCGCCGTGGCCGTGCGTACTTAGCGTTGCATCGTGAATCGTTTCGAATGCAATATTGCATCGGGCCCTGCTGTAATGCGACAAGATGCGACAGCACACAAACGCCGAGTGGTGTGAACGTTTGGTTATCGTCATACCCGCAGCGGAAGTCGGGTAGATATGCGCACACCTTTCCTCATCCAACCAGCACCAACCATGCAAAGGGGGGACAATTTTCTTCCCACTTTTTGTCACGCAAAATTCCATCACTATTGCCTCCCTCTCCCCGCGCCAATTGCTGGAAGTaatggtttttgttgtattgctggacttttttttgtattgattaATGTTTCCATTCCCCCCTGTCCTTTATGCATGGATTGGTAATGATGACTCGGGAAACCATCAGGAACAGTGGACAAGAGAAAGttgttgaaataaaattgaatctaatacaaaaaaaaaaaaacacacacacactgcgcgCATTCCGCCACCGCTAATGATCACTCTCACAGCGATCGTCACCGCGTtcaatcgttcgttcggtcgtGATTGGAGGCATTGCATGCAAATGTTTGCCACCTTCCCTGAGAGTGAAAGGATGGAGTGTGATTTAGAAgagcataaaaaaaattacccCAAGCGCATTATGCGTCTTCCGCGCGATGCACTCGCGCACCACGGACAGGTTCACAGATCGCCTTATGCAACCCGCGCAACGCAATAGAAAACTCTCCCCCCTTGGCTTCGAAGGCGATCAAACAAATCTTTCTCTAAGATGCATTGGGTGCTTACCACGCAACAGGCTTGTGCGTTATTTTACGCACATATTTGCTGCTTCCCCGTTGTTGCTCGCCCCTTGCCAAAGGGAAGGTGACCATCGCATCTCATTCTCCCTTTTGGAAGTGGGAAGTGAAAGCTCCCACGAATCCACACCGAAACAACACACcacagggttcgattggaAGGGCTTTGAAGTTGATAGACACGGCAGCAACACACATTTCAAAGCTTCGTTGGGGTGATGctgacaggaaaaaaaacgcgccGGCAGCATGACAGCACAATCGAATAATGGATGTAATGCGGCGTATGGGAATATGGTGCTCGCATTCAGTGGAACACAACAATGTGAGTGCACAATATATACGCCTCCAGCTGTTGTGTGTGATGGGAGCTTCACGTGGAAAGCTAAAAACCATTAGATATACTTCCTTCTAAtattcacaaacacaccaccacgGTATGGTTGTAAATAATTTAGCTACTGTGTAtggattttaaattaattctcCTCGTTGCTAGAACATTTCAGTCGGCTCCGCGTTACGTGCCATCCCGCCACTCAATCTAGATCTGAGTCATGCTGAATCCCGCGCGATGTGTTGTGGTTGCGTGTTAGCAGCGCTACGCCAAAAACCCCCCGCCATTGGACGCGAAACGacgaaccaaaacaaaatacgTATCAAAATAAATACTGCCACGCTGCTTTTCCGCGCTACCAGCACCACCCCGGGATCGGGAGCGCCACAGCACGACCACAACAGCAGTACGATTTCCACGCGCTACAACCACTACAGTTTCGTGTTTGTGAGCGTTTGTGGTGCGGAATACACAAGCGAGAGACGGAAGGAATGAACTGTAACACACAAGCGCTGGACACCCGAGCATAAAATGGGAATGAAAGTCACACACTGGGCAGCATAATTTTGCGGTGCGCTCGCCTGGAAGAAAAGGGGCCTGTAGAAAAACCCGCCAAACCAGCTTTTGGGGTGGTTTGTGATCGTTACGccagtaagagagagagagagagagagagacacggTCGCAAAAGAAGGAAGCAAATTGAGAGAGAAAGGCTTGTTTACTCTCGTGAAATGGTAGCCCACGTTGGGGCTTCCCCTTTGTACGCCCGTTGGACCTCCGAAGAAAGGGTCACGGATTTAAAGAgccatgttttcttttgcgcgGGTGCTTTAAATCGTGCATCCCCCGAGAGGAAAGGGTGCCTG encodes the following:
- the LOC1273533 gene encoding uncharacterized protein LOC1273533 isoform X3, with amino-acid sequence MANAESGADQADRGMRKEYFNSSGAGKFLPPVLKLLELAVAIVCIGLIDDPAHHSRLRVFISSRTVALAYGTFVLFLVFSVVYLFGKVIRDNFPWKLSSLLNLTGFILYLATAACILNDWSETKNRNYWPPNTQRMDFLCGAGSVAVVGALFYLIDLIVTVRLGMKGEIE
- the LOC1273533 gene encoding uncharacterized protein LOC1273533 isoform X2, which encodes MNIEISRITMANAESGADQADRGMRKEYFNSSGAGKFLPPVLKLLELAVAIVCIGLIDDPAHHSRLRVFISSRTVALAYGTFVLFLVFSVVYLFGKVIRDNFPWKLSSLLNLTGFILYLATAACILNDWSETKNRNYWPPNTQRMDFLCGAGSVAVVGALFYLIDLIVTVRLGMKGEIE
- the LOC1273533 gene encoding uncharacterized protein LOC1273533 isoform X1, translated to MGNSKISRDPKKEESSPTVEEEGVVPAEPLPAQKPSQNEISRITMANAESGADQADRGMRKEYFNSSGAGKFLPPVLKLLELAVAIVCIGLIDDPAHHSRLRVFISSRTVALAYGTFVLFLVFSVVYLFGKVIRDNFPWKLSSLLNLTGFILYLATAACILNDWSETKNRNYWPPNTQRMDFLCGAGSVAVVGALFYLIDLIVTVRLGMKGEIE